GGTCGAGGTCGCCCAGGAGGCGCTCGATCGCGGCCTCGGGGTCGTGCGCAAGAACTACGAGGCCACCGCCTCCCGCGGGCGCCTCACCATGCCGGACGTCGAGAAGCGCATGGGGCTCATCTCCGGCACCACCGACTGGTCGAAGATCGCCGACGCCGACATCGTGGTGGAAGCGGTGTTCGAGGAGATGCCGATCAAGAAGGAGGTCTTCGCCAAGATCGACGGCATCTGCAAGCCGGGCGCGGTGCTGGCCACCAACACCTCCACGCTCGACGTGGACGAGATCGCCTCGGCGACCAAGCGACCCGAAGACGTCATCGGCATGCACTTCTTCAGCCCGGCCAACGTCATGCGCCTGCTCGAGGTCGTACGCGGGAAGAAGTCGGCCAAGGACGTGATCGCCACCGCCATGGGCGTGGGCCGTCGGATCGCCAAGGTGCCGGTGCTGGTCGGCGTCTGCTACGGCTTCGTGGGCAACCGCATGCTGCACCAGCGCGGACGCGAGGCCGAGAAGCTCATCCTCGAGGGCGCGCTGCCCCACGAGGTGGACCGAGTGCTCACCGACTTCGGTTTCCCGATGGGCCCCTTCGCGATGGGCGACCTCGCCGGCCTCGACGTGGGCTGGCGCATCCGCAAGGGCAAGGGCGTGAAGTCGGCGGTGGCCGACCGCATCTGCGAGCTCGGGCGGTTCGGCCAGAAGACCGGCGCCGGCTACTTCCGCTACGAGAAGGGCGATCGCACCCCGATCCCCGACCCCGACGTGGAGAAGATCATCGTCGAGGTCGCGAGCGAGCAAGGCATCCTCCGTCGCAAGATCGGCGAGGCCGAGATCCTGGCCCGCCTGCTCTACCCGATGGTCAACGAAGGCGCGAAGATCCTCGAGGAGAAGATCGCGATCCGCGCCAGCGACATCGACGTGATCTGGGTCTACGGCTACGGATGGCCGGTCTACCGCGGCGGCCCGATGTTCTGGGCCGATCAGGTCGGGCTCAAGACCATCCGCGACCGGATGAACGAGTGGCGTAAGACGCAGGGCGAGGAGTGGACGCCGGCCCCGCTGCTGGACCGCCTGGCCAGCGAAGGCAAGACCTTCACGGGAGCCTGAGCGTCGTGCGCGCGCTGGTGACGGGAGCGGCGAGCGGGATCGGTCGGGCGACCTGCCTGCGCCTGGCGCGCGACGCGCGGGCCCGGGGCGGCAAGGCGCAGATCGCAGCGGTGGACCTTTGGCCTTCTCCGGGGGGGCCCTCGGCCGCGCTCGAGGCACTGGTGGCCGAGCTGGGCAGCCTGGGCGCGGCCGCGCTGCCGCTCCACGGGGACATGGCCACCGTGGACGCGCCGGGGCGCGTGGTCGGCGAAGCGATCGCGCGCTTCGGTGGTCTCGACGGGCTCGTCAGCAACGCGGGCGTCAACCGGCCGGGGCCGCTGCTCACCTACGCGGTGGAGGACTGGGACCGGATGTTCGCGGTGAACACGCGCGCGACGTGGCTGCTCGCCCGAGCGGCCCACGACGCGCTCGCCGCCTCGAAGGGCGCGATCGTGGCGGTGGGCTCCATGTCGGGCAGCAACGCGCACGCCAACCTCGGGCCCTACGGCCCGAGCAAGGCCGCGGTGATCATGCTGGTCTCGGTGCTCGCGCAAGAATTCGGTCGCGACGGCATTCGCGTCAACAGCCTCTCGCCGGGCATGGTGCGCACCGGCATGACCGAGAAGGTCTACACCGATCAGTCGGTGGCGGCCGCGCGCGATGCCCTCGTGCCGATCGGCCGCGTGGCCACCCCGGAGGACATGGCCGACGTCATCGCGTTCCTGCTGGGACCCGATGCGCGCTACGTCAACGGCCACGATCTGATCGTCGACGGCGGCGTGACCGGCAATCTCCTGGGCCGGCTTCCGGGCATCGGTCAGATCACGCGCAGCTGAGCGGTGTCAGTCCGGTGACTTGAGTGACGGTCACCGAGCCGGAGATGCCGCGGCACCTGCACGACGTCACTCAACTACCCGTCGATAAAGGCCAAGTAGCTCGTCGCGCTTGGCACTCGCCTCGCATACTCCCGGGCACCCGGAGGTGCCCGAATGTACACCCGACTGGTCAACGTCTGGAATCACTATGTCGAGGCGGATCGCCGCCAGCTGCCGCTCTTTCCCGAGTGGGAGCGCGCGCAGTGGATGCAGCCGCTGCCGGCCATCGGCGCGGCGCTCGGTCTGGCCGTGCTCTTCGCGGTGTGGACACCGCCCGCCGACGTCGTCGTACGCGGCGCGGCGGTGAGCCGCTTGCCCGCCGAGGT
The Candidatus Methylomirabilota bacterium DNA segment above includes these coding regions:
- a CDS encoding 3-hydroxyacyl-CoA dehydrogenase NAD-binding domain-containing protein, whose translation is MTQSVDLDRRGRVAVLTVNNPPVNALSQHVRQGLRDGLKQAAADGGVAAIVITCAGRTFIAGADITEFGKPPKEPSLHEVLDLIESSPKPVVAAIHGTALGGGLEVTLACHYRVGAKTARFGLPEVKLGILPGAGGTQRLPRVVGVPKALSMIVSGDPIGADEALKAGLIDEIVEGDLTAAAVTFAEKVVSEKRPLKKIRDLDEKVAAVRGKPEIFAEFRKSVARQTRGFRAPENCIKAVEAAVNLPFDQGLKRERELFQELITSPESKAQRYFFFAEREAAKIPDVPADTKSRDIRKAAVLGAGTMGGGIAMNFANAGIPVTVVEVAQEALDRGLGVVRKNYEATASRGRLTMPDVEKRMGLISGTTDWSKIADADIVVEAVFEEMPIKKEVFAKIDGICKPGAVLATNTSTLDVDEIASATKRPEDVIGMHFFSPANVMRLLEVVRGKKSAKDVIATAMGVGRRIAKVPVLVGVCYGFVGNRMLHQRGREAEKLILEGALPHEVDRVLTDFGFPMGPFAMGDLAGLDVGWRIRKGKGVKSAVADRICELGRFGQKTGAGYFRYEKGDRTPIPDPDVEKIIVEVASEQGILRRKIGEAEILARLLYPMVNEGAKILEEKIAIRASDIDVIWVYGYGWPVYRGGPMFWADQVGLKTIRDRMNEWRKTQGEEWTPAPLLDRLASEGKTFTGA
- a CDS encoding SDR family oxidoreductase — its product is MRALVTGAASGIGRATCLRLARDARARGGKAQIAAVDLWPSPGGPSAALEALVAELGSLGAAALPLHGDMATVDAPGRVVGEAIARFGGLDGLVSNAGVNRPGPLLTYAVEDWDRMFAVNTRATWLLARAAHDALAASKGAIVAVGSMSGSNAHANLGPYGPSKAAVIMLVSVLAQEFGRDGIRVNSLSPGMVRTGMTEKVYTDQSVAAARDALVPIGRVATPEDMADVIAFLLGPDARYVNGHDLIVDGGVTGNLLGRLPGIGQITRS